A stretch of the Neodiprion lecontei isolate iyNeoLeco1 chromosome 4, iyNeoLeco1.1, whole genome shotgun sequence genome encodes the following:
- the LOC107220498 gene encoding UTP--glucose-1-phosphate uridylyltransferase isoform X1: MSSGIINDFECKKYGLGTTEESDYGTMSSSEDEKQDFTCESPDLLDEKQDFTCESPEFFDEKQDFTCTSPELLEAADNVRVELLPQQSRELYWSTYNAFIEWKDANRVKTISESVMLTYFGVLANKYKPSTLWTKYSMLRSTIKIKHNIKVKKFTRLLAFLKQKSNGYEAKKSKALTLDNVKKFLSDAPDKTYMVTKVALIFGLFGACRNGELCSLTTNDVIDHGKIIEVTLKHTKNKNTRSFCIEGEPLGLIKTYRSLRPENATVDRFFLTYRNGKCTNQPLGKNKFGSMPKEIAKFLQLADPEQYTGHAFRRSSATLCADRGFTITDFTSLGGWTSSTIAESYIKDSINHKRKRSREITDVIEGTSREDVTSQPEPKKTKLQSRGHQRSPSDTRDFKERTKRDALIQLQHEVDRLLATAPPSEQDRLSREFKGFTRLFDRFLQEEGPSLEWNRIQKLPEAAVRDYTTLPTPAEEVIKSMLEKLVVVKLNGGLGTSMGCHGPKSVIAVRNDLTFLDLTVQQIEDLNKTYNANVPLILMNSFNTDEDTQKIIRKYKGLNVDIYTFNQSCYPRINRDSLLPIGKNCNIDQDIESWYPPGHGDFYESFQNSGLLNKFIQQGRKYCFISNIDNLGATVDLNILNLLLNSKDVISPEFVMEVTNKTRADVKGGTLIQYEDKLRLLEIAQVPKEHVDDFKSVKTFKFFNTNNLWVSLTAIERVLEEKTLNMEIIVNNKSLSNGLNVIQLETAVGAAMKSFDGGLGINVPRSRFLPVKKTSDLMLVMSNLYSLRKGALLMSPQRMFPTTPLIKLGDNHFSKVKEYLRRFASIPDLLELDHLTVSGDVTFGKGVSLKGTVIIIANHGDRIDIPSGTILENKIVSGNLRILDH, encoded by the exons ATGTCGTCAGGAATTATCAATGATTTTGAGTGCAAAAAGTACGGATTGGGAACAACGGAAGAATCCGATTATGgg ACAATGTCATCGAGTGAAGACGAAAAGCAAGATTTCACATGTGAATCACCGGATCTACTTGACGAGAAGCAAGATTTCACATGCGAATCACCAGAGTTCTTTGACGAAAAGCAAGATTTCACATGCACATCACCGGAGCTGCTTGAAGCCGCAGATAATGTTAGAGTTGAATTGCTTCCCCAACAATCTCGAGAGCTGTATTGGTCTACATATAATGCTTTTATAGAATGGAAAGATGCGAACAGAGTAAAGACCATTTCAGAAAGTGTAATGTTGACCTATTTTGGTGTGCTAGccaataaatataaacctTCAACACTTTGGACTAAGTACTCGATGTTGAGAAGtacaataaaaatcaaacacaACATCAAAGTTAAAAAGTTTACACGGTTATTGgcatttttaaaacaaaagagCAATGGTTACGAGGCCAAAAAGTCAAAGGCATTAACTCTAGACAACGTGAAAAAGTTCTTGAGTGATGCTCCGGATAAAACGTACATGGTTACAAAG gTCGCATTAATTTTTGGTTTATTTGGAGCTTGTCGAAATGGTGAATTATGTTCCCTCACTACTAATGATGTCATAGATCATGGCAAAATTATAGAAGTTACATTAAAACATACAAAGAACAAGAATACAAGAAGTTTTTGCATTGAGGGAGAACCGCTTGGACTGATTAAAACTTATCGATCATTGCGCCCGGAAAATGCAACTGTGGATAGGTTCTTTTTGACATATAGAAATGGTAAATGCACCAATCAACCtcttggaaaaaataaatttggatCGATGCCAAAAGAAATAGCTAAATTTCTTCAGTTGGCGGATCCAGAGCAGTATACTGGCCATGCTTTTCGAAGATCATCAGCAACATTGTGTGCTGATCGAG GCTTTACAATAACAGATTTTACAAGTCTTGGTGGATGGACATCTTCAACAATAGCCGAAAGCTATATCAAAGATTCAATAAATCATAAGAGGAAGAGAAGCAGAGAAATTACTGATGTTATTGAGGGAACATCTCGTGAGGATGTAACGTCTCAACCAGAaccgaaaaaaacaaaattacaa TCACGGGGCCATCAAAGGTCGCCGTCAGATACTCGTGATTTCAAGGAAAGAACGAAAAGAGATGCCTTGATTCAGCTTCAGCATGAAGTTGATAGACTTCTGGCAACAGCCCCTCCAAGTGAACAAGATCGATTGAGTCGCGAATTCAAAGGCTTCACTCGCCTGTTCGATAGATTCCTTCAGGAAGAAGGACCTTCTCTAGAATGGAATCGCATACAGAAATTACCAGAAGCTGCT GTACGCGACTACACAACACTTCCAACCCCAGCAGAGGAGGTCATCAAAAGTATGCTAGAGAAGTTGGTAGTCGTAAAACTGAACGGTGGTCTTGGAACAAGTATGGGTTGCCATGGTCCTAAGTCTGTCATTGCTGTTCGAAATGATTTAACCTTCCTCGATCTCACTGTACAGCAAATTGAG GATCTGAACAAAACCTACAATGCTAATGTCCCTCTCATACTGATGAATTCGTTTAACACAGACGAGGATACACAGAAAATAATCAGAAAGTATAAGGGCTTAAACGTTGATATTTACACCTTCAACCAAAGCTGCTATCCACGCATTAATCGAGATTCACTGCTACCTATTGGAAAGAACTGCAATATCGATCAAGACATTGAATC ATGGTATCCACCTGGTCACGGTGATTTCTATGAAAGTTTCCAAAACTCTGGACTGCTAAATAAGTTCATTCAACAG GGTCGCAAATATTGTTTCATTTCTAACATCGATAACTTGGGTGCCACTGTAGATCTCAATATTTTAAATCTGCTGCTTAATTCCAAAGATGTAATTTCACCAGAATTCGTGATGGAGGTCACCAATAAAACTAGAGCTGACGTTAAG GGTGGTACCTTAATCCAATACGAGGACAAGCTACGACTGCTTGAAATAGCTCAAGTACCAAAAGAGCATGTTGATGATTTTAAATCTGTGAagactttcaaatttttcaataccaaCAACTTATGGGTCAGCCTCACTG CTATTGAGAGAGTCttagaagaaaaaacactCAACATggaaattattgtgaataacAAAAGCTTGAGTAATGGTTTGAACGTTATTCAACTAGAAACAGCTGTAGGTGCAGCTATGAAATCCTTTGATGGAGGTCTTG GCATCAACGTACCACGTAGCAGATTCTTACCTGTGAAAAAGACCTCTGATCTCATGTTGGTGATGAGTAACTTATACAGTTTACGCAAAGGAGCTCTCCTCATGAGTCCCCAGCGGATGTTTCCAACTACTCCACTCATCAAACTTGGCGATAATCACTTTTCAAAG gtaAAAGAGTATCTACGTAGGTTTGCCTCAATCCCAGATCTCTTAGAACTGGATCATCTAACTGTATCCGGCGATGTTACATTTGGAAAAGGAGTTTCTCTCAAAGGCACAGTTATTATTATAGCAAATCATGGAGACCGTATCGACATACCTTCGGGAActattttagaaaataaaattgtatccGGAAATCTACGTATTTTGGATCATTAG
- the LOC107220498 gene encoding UTP--glucose-1-phosphate uridylyltransferase isoform X3: MSSGIINDFECKKYGLGTTEESDYGSRGHQRSPSDTRDFKERTKRDALIQLQHEVDRLLATAPPSEQDRLSREFKGFTRLFDRFLQEEGPSLEWNRIQKLPEAAVRDYTTLPTPAEEVIKSMLEKLVVVKLNGGLGTSMGCHGPKSVIAVRNDLTFLDLTVQQIEDLNKTYNANVPLILMNSFNTDEDTQKIIRKYKGLNVDIYTFNQSCYPRINRDSLLPIGKNCNIDQDIESWYPPGHGDFYESFQNSGLLNKFIQQGRKYCFISNIDNLGATVDLNILNLLLNSKDVISPEFVMEVTNKTRADVKGGTLIQYEDKLRLLEIAQVPKEHVDDFKSVKTFKFFNTNNLWVSLTAIERVLEEKTLNMEIIVNNKSLSNGLNVIQLETAVGAAMKSFDGGLGINVPRSRFLPVKKTSDLMLVMSNLYSLRKGALLMSPQRMFPTTPLIKLGDNHFSKVKEYLRRFASIPDLLELDHLTVSGDVTFGKGVSLKGTVIIIANHGDRIDIPSGTILENKIVSGNLRILDH, encoded by the exons ATGTCGTCAGGAATTATCAATGATTTTGAGTGCAAAAAGTACGGATTGGGAACAACGGAAGAATCCGATTATGgg TCACGGGGCCATCAAAGGTCGCCGTCAGATACTCGTGATTTCAAGGAAAGAACGAAAAGAGATGCCTTGATTCAGCTTCAGCATGAAGTTGATAGACTTCTGGCAACAGCCCCTCCAAGTGAACAAGATCGATTGAGTCGCGAATTCAAAGGCTTCACTCGCCTGTTCGATAGATTCCTTCAGGAAGAAGGACCTTCTCTAGAATGGAATCGCATACAGAAATTACCAGAAGCTGCT GTACGCGACTACACAACACTTCCAACCCCAGCAGAGGAGGTCATCAAAAGTATGCTAGAGAAGTTGGTAGTCGTAAAACTGAACGGTGGTCTTGGAACAAGTATGGGTTGCCATGGTCCTAAGTCTGTCATTGCTGTTCGAAATGATTTAACCTTCCTCGATCTCACTGTACAGCAAATTGAG GATCTGAACAAAACCTACAATGCTAATGTCCCTCTCATACTGATGAATTCGTTTAACACAGACGAGGATACACAGAAAATAATCAGAAAGTATAAGGGCTTAAACGTTGATATTTACACCTTCAACCAAAGCTGCTATCCACGCATTAATCGAGATTCACTGCTACCTATTGGAAAGAACTGCAATATCGATCAAGACATTGAATC ATGGTATCCACCTGGTCACGGTGATTTCTATGAAAGTTTCCAAAACTCTGGACTGCTAAATAAGTTCATTCAACAG GGTCGCAAATATTGTTTCATTTCTAACATCGATAACTTGGGTGCCACTGTAGATCTCAATATTTTAAATCTGCTGCTTAATTCCAAAGATGTAATTTCACCAGAATTCGTGATGGAGGTCACCAATAAAACTAGAGCTGACGTTAAG GGTGGTACCTTAATCCAATACGAGGACAAGCTACGACTGCTTGAAATAGCTCAAGTACCAAAAGAGCATGTTGATGATTTTAAATCTGTGAagactttcaaatttttcaataccaaCAACTTATGGGTCAGCCTCACTG CTATTGAGAGAGTCttagaagaaaaaacactCAACATggaaattattgtgaataacAAAAGCTTGAGTAATGGTTTGAACGTTATTCAACTAGAAACAGCTGTAGGTGCAGCTATGAAATCCTTTGATGGAGGTCTTG GCATCAACGTACCACGTAGCAGATTCTTACCTGTGAAAAAGACCTCTGATCTCATGTTGGTGATGAGTAACTTATACAGTTTACGCAAAGGAGCTCTCCTCATGAGTCCCCAGCGGATGTTTCCAACTACTCCACTCATCAAACTTGGCGATAATCACTTTTCAAAG gtaAAAGAGTATCTACGTAGGTTTGCCTCAATCCCAGATCTCTTAGAACTGGATCATCTAACTGTATCCGGCGATGTTACATTTGGAAAAGGAGTTTCTCTCAAAGGCACAGTTATTATTATAGCAAATCATGGAGACCGTATCGACATACCTTCGGGAActattttagaaaataaaattgtatccGGAAATCTACGTATTTTGGATCATTAG
- the LOC107220498 gene encoding UTP--glucose-1-phosphate uridylyltransferase isoform X4, producing MLQVDDKKSRGHQRSPSDTRDFKERTKRDALIQLQHEVDRLLATAPPSEQDRLSREFKGFTRLFDRFLQEEGPSLEWNRIQKLPEAAVRDYTTLPTPAEEVIKSMLEKLVVVKLNGGLGTSMGCHGPKSVIAVRNDLTFLDLTVQQIEDLNKTYNANVPLILMNSFNTDEDTQKIIRKYKGLNVDIYTFNQSCYPRINRDSLLPIGKNCNIDQDIESWYPPGHGDFYESFQNSGLLNKFIQQGRKYCFISNIDNLGATVDLNILNLLLNSKDVISPEFVMEVTNKTRADVKGGTLIQYEDKLRLLEIAQVPKEHVDDFKSVKTFKFFNTNNLWVSLTAIERVLEEKTLNMEIIVNNKSLSNGLNVIQLETAVGAAMKSFDGGLGINVPRSRFLPVKKTSDLMLVMSNLYSLRKGALLMSPQRMFPTTPLIKLGDNHFSKVKEYLRRFASIPDLLELDHLTVSGDVTFGKGVSLKGTVIIIANHGDRIDIPSGTILENKIVSGNLRILDH from the exons ATGCTACAAGTTGACGACAAAAAG TCACGGGGCCATCAAAGGTCGCCGTCAGATACTCGTGATTTCAAGGAAAGAACGAAAAGAGATGCCTTGATTCAGCTTCAGCATGAAGTTGATAGACTTCTGGCAACAGCCCCTCCAAGTGAACAAGATCGATTGAGTCGCGAATTCAAAGGCTTCACTCGCCTGTTCGATAGATTCCTTCAGGAAGAAGGACCTTCTCTAGAATGGAATCGCATACAGAAATTACCAGAAGCTGCT GTACGCGACTACACAACACTTCCAACCCCAGCAGAGGAGGTCATCAAAAGTATGCTAGAGAAGTTGGTAGTCGTAAAACTGAACGGTGGTCTTGGAACAAGTATGGGTTGCCATGGTCCTAAGTCTGTCATTGCTGTTCGAAATGATTTAACCTTCCTCGATCTCACTGTACAGCAAATTGAG GATCTGAACAAAACCTACAATGCTAATGTCCCTCTCATACTGATGAATTCGTTTAACACAGACGAGGATACACAGAAAATAATCAGAAAGTATAAGGGCTTAAACGTTGATATTTACACCTTCAACCAAAGCTGCTATCCACGCATTAATCGAGATTCACTGCTACCTATTGGAAAGAACTGCAATATCGATCAAGACATTGAATC ATGGTATCCACCTGGTCACGGTGATTTCTATGAAAGTTTCCAAAACTCTGGACTGCTAAATAAGTTCATTCAACAG GGTCGCAAATATTGTTTCATTTCTAACATCGATAACTTGGGTGCCACTGTAGATCTCAATATTTTAAATCTGCTGCTTAATTCCAAAGATGTAATTTCACCAGAATTCGTGATGGAGGTCACCAATAAAACTAGAGCTGACGTTAAG GGTGGTACCTTAATCCAATACGAGGACAAGCTACGACTGCTTGAAATAGCTCAAGTACCAAAAGAGCATGTTGATGATTTTAAATCTGTGAagactttcaaatttttcaataccaaCAACTTATGGGTCAGCCTCACTG CTATTGAGAGAGTCttagaagaaaaaacactCAACATggaaattattgtgaataacAAAAGCTTGAGTAATGGTTTGAACGTTATTCAACTAGAAACAGCTGTAGGTGCAGCTATGAAATCCTTTGATGGAGGTCTTG GCATCAACGTACCACGTAGCAGATTCTTACCTGTGAAAAAGACCTCTGATCTCATGTTGGTGATGAGTAACTTATACAGTTTACGCAAAGGAGCTCTCCTCATGAGTCCCCAGCGGATGTTTCCAACTACTCCACTCATCAAACTTGGCGATAATCACTTTTCAAAG gtaAAAGAGTATCTACGTAGGTTTGCCTCAATCCCAGATCTCTTAGAACTGGATCATCTAACTGTATCCGGCGATGTTACATTTGGAAAAGGAGTTTCTCTCAAAGGCACAGTTATTATTATAGCAAATCATGGAGACCGTATCGACATACCTTCGGGAActattttagaaaataaaattgtatccGGAAATCTACGTATTTTGGATCATTAG
- the LOC107220498 gene encoding UTP--glucose-1-phosphate uridylyltransferase isoform X5 — MEYLLKSRGHQRSPSDTRDFKERTKRDALIQLQHEVDRLLATAPPSEQDRLSREFKGFTRLFDRFLQEEGPSLEWNRIQKLPEAAVRDYTTLPTPAEEVIKSMLEKLVVVKLNGGLGTSMGCHGPKSVIAVRNDLTFLDLTVQQIEDLNKTYNANVPLILMNSFNTDEDTQKIIRKYKGLNVDIYTFNQSCYPRINRDSLLPIGKNCNIDQDIESWYPPGHGDFYESFQNSGLLNKFIQQGRKYCFISNIDNLGATVDLNILNLLLNSKDVISPEFVMEVTNKTRADVKGGTLIQYEDKLRLLEIAQVPKEHVDDFKSVKTFKFFNTNNLWVSLTAIERVLEEKTLNMEIIVNNKSLSNGLNVIQLETAVGAAMKSFDGGLGINVPRSRFLPVKKTSDLMLVMSNLYSLRKGALLMSPQRMFPTTPLIKLGDNHFSKVKEYLRRFASIPDLLELDHLTVSGDVTFGKGVSLKGTVIIIANHGDRIDIPSGTILENKIVSGNLRILDH, encoded by the exons ATGGAGTACTTACTCAAA TCACGGGGCCATCAAAGGTCGCCGTCAGATACTCGTGATTTCAAGGAAAGAACGAAAAGAGATGCCTTGATTCAGCTTCAGCATGAAGTTGATAGACTTCTGGCAACAGCCCCTCCAAGTGAACAAGATCGATTGAGTCGCGAATTCAAAGGCTTCACTCGCCTGTTCGATAGATTCCTTCAGGAAGAAGGACCTTCTCTAGAATGGAATCGCATACAGAAATTACCAGAAGCTGCT GTACGCGACTACACAACACTTCCAACCCCAGCAGAGGAGGTCATCAAAAGTATGCTAGAGAAGTTGGTAGTCGTAAAACTGAACGGTGGTCTTGGAACAAGTATGGGTTGCCATGGTCCTAAGTCTGTCATTGCTGTTCGAAATGATTTAACCTTCCTCGATCTCACTGTACAGCAAATTGAG GATCTGAACAAAACCTACAATGCTAATGTCCCTCTCATACTGATGAATTCGTTTAACACAGACGAGGATACACAGAAAATAATCAGAAAGTATAAGGGCTTAAACGTTGATATTTACACCTTCAACCAAAGCTGCTATCCACGCATTAATCGAGATTCACTGCTACCTATTGGAAAGAACTGCAATATCGATCAAGACATTGAATC ATGGTATCCACCTGGTCACGGTGATTTCTATGAAAGTTTCCAAAACTCTGGACTGCTAAATAAGTTCATTCAACAG GGTCGCAAATATTGTTTCATTTCTAACATCGATAACTTGGGTGCCACTGTAGATCTCAATATTTTAAATCTGCTGCTTAATTCCAAAGATGTAATTTCACCAGAATTCGTGATGGAGGTCACCAATAAAACTAGAGCTGACGTTAAG GGTGGTACCTTAATCCAATACGAGGACAAGCTACGACTGCTTGAAATAGCTCAAGTACCAAAAGAGCATGTTGATGATTTTAAATCTGTGAagactttcaaatttttcaataccaaCAACTTATGGGTCAGCCTCACTG CTATTGAGAGAGTCttagaagaaaaaacactCAACATggaaattattgtgaataacAAAAGCTTGAGTAATGGTTTGAACGTTATTCAACTAGAAACAGCTGTAGGTGCAGCTATGAAATCCTTTGATGGAGGTCTTG GCATCAACGTACCACGTAGCAGATTCTTACCTGTGAAAAAGACCTCTGATCTCATGTTGGTGATGAGTAACTTATACAGTTTACGCAAAGGAGCTCTCCTCATGAGTCCCCAGCGGATGTTTCCAACTACTCCACTCATCAAACTTGGCGATAATCACTTTTCAAAG gtaAAAGAGTATCTACGTAGGTTTGCCTCAATCCCAGATCTCTTAGAACTGGATCATCTAACTGTATCCGGCGATGTTACATTTGGAAAAGGAGTTTCTCTCAAAGGCACAGTTATTATTATAGCAAATCATGGAGACCGTATCGACATACCTTCGGGAActattttagaaaataaaattgtatccGGAAATCTACGTATTTTGGATCATTAG
- the LOC107220490 gene encoding mitochondrial import inner membrane translocase subunit Tim10 B isoform X2, which translates to MDLREIRNFKDFLTLYNQISDTCFKRCTNTYNSRDMDVDEEACVNNCAQKHVKANTKMMKVYMEVLPVLMNKRTEEMNAAQAAAMAQQQQLQQDTQDTETSQNLRQSQPLV; encoded by the exons ATGGATTTAAGGGAGATAAGAAAT tTCAAGGATTTCCTTACGCTCTACAATCAAATATCTGACACATGCTTCAAACGATGTACAAATACATACAATTCCAGAGACATGGATGTGGATGAG GAAGCTTGTGTAAATAACTGTGCCCAGAAGCATGTAAAAGCGAATACCAAAATGATGAAAGTCTATATGGAGGTACTACCTGTTTTAATGAATAAAAGGACAGAAGAAATGAATGCTGCTCAAGCTGCAGCTATGGCACAGCAGCAACAACTGCAGCAAGACACCCAAGACACAGAAACTAGTCAAAATTTACGACAAAGTCAGCCACTGGTCTGA
- the LOC107220498 gene encoding UTP--glucose-1-phosphate uridylyltransferase isoform X2 encodes MSSGIINDFECKKYGLGTTEESDYGTMSSSEDEKQDFTCESPDLLDEKQDFTCESPEFFDEKQDFTCTSPELLEAADNVRVELLPQQSRELYWSTYNAFIEWKDANRVKTISESVMLTYFGVLANKYKPSTLWTKYSMLRSTIKIKHNIKVKKFTRLLAFLKQKSNGYEAKKSKALTLDNVKKFLSDAPDKTYMVTKSRGHQRSPSDTRDFKERTKRDALIQLQHEVDRLLATAPPSEQDRLSREFKGFTRLFDRFLQEEGPSLEWNRIQKLPEAAVRDYTTLPTPAEEVIKSMLEKLVVVKLNGGLGTSMGCHGPKSVIAVRNDLTFLDLTVQQIEDLNKTYNANVPLILMNSFNTDEDTQKIIRKYKGLNVDIYTFNQSCYPRINRDSLLPIGKNCNIDQDIESWYPPGHGDFYESFQNSGLLNKFIQQGRKYCFISNIDNLGATVDLNILNLLLNSKDVISPEFVMEVTNKTRADVKGGTLIQYEDKLRLLEIAQVPKEHVDDFKSVKTFKFFNTNNLWVSLTAIERVLEEKTLNMEIIVNNKSLSNGLNVIQLETAVGAAMKSFDGGLGINVPRSRFLPVKKTSDLMLVMSNLYSLRKGALLMSPQRMFPTTPLIKLGDNHFSKVKEYLRRFASIPDLLELDHLTVSGDVTFGKGVSLKGTVIIIANHGDRIDIPSGTILENKIVSGNLRILDH; translated from the exons ATGTCGTCAGGAATTATCAATGATTTTGAGTGCAAAAAGTACGGATTGGGAACAACGGAAGAATCCGATTATGgg ACAATGTCATCGAGTGAAGACGAAAAGCAAGATTTCACATGTGAATCACCGGATCTACTTGACGAGAAGCAAGATTTCACATGCGAATCACCAGAGTTCTTTGACGAAAAGCAAGATTTCACATGCACATCACCGGAGCTGCTTGAAGCCGCAGATAATGTTAGAGTTGAATTGCTTCCCCAACAATCTCGAGAGCTGTATTGGTCTACATATAATGCTTTTATAGAATGGAAAGATGCGAACAGAGTAAAGACCATTTCAGAAAGTGTAATGTTGACCTATTTTGGTGTGCTAGccaataaatataaacctTCAACACTTTGGACTAAGTACTCGATGTTGAGAAGtacaataaaaatcaaacacaACATCAAAGTTAAAAAGTTTACACGGTTATTGgcatttttaaaacaaaagagCAATGGTTACGAGGCCAAAAAGTCAAAGGCATTAACTCTAGACAACGTGAAAAAGTTCTTGAGTGATGCTCCGGATAAAACGTACATGGTTACAAAG TCACGGGGCCATCAAAGGTCGCCGTCAGATACTCGTGATTTCAAGGAAAGAACGAAAAGAGATGCCTTGATTCAGCTTCAGCATGAAGTTGATAGACTTCTGGCAACAGCCCCTCCAAGTGAACAAGATCGATTGAGTCGCGAATTCAAAGGCTTCACTCGCCTGTTCGATAGATTCCTTCAGGAAGAAGGACCTTCTCTAGAATGGAATCGCATACAGAAATTACCAGAAGCTGCT GTACGCGACTACACAACACTTCCAACCCCAGCAGAGGAGGTCATCAAAAGTATGCTAGAGAAGTTGGTAGTCGTAAAACTGAACGGTGGTCTTGGAACAAGTATGGGTTGCCATGGTCCTAAGTCTGTCATTGCTGTTCGAAATGATTTAACCTTCCTCGATCTCACTGTACAGCAAATTGAG GATCTGAACAAAACCTACAATGCTAATGTCCCTCTCATACTGATGAATTCGTTTAACACAGACGAGGATACACAGAAAATAATCAGAAAGTATAAGGGCTTAAACGTTGATATTTACACCTTCAACCAAAGCTGCTATCCACGCATTAATCGAGATTCACTGCTACCTATTGGAAAGAACTGCAATATCGATCAAGACATTGAATC ATGGTATCCACCTGGTCACGGTGATTTCTATGAAAGTTTCCAAAACTCTGGACTGCTAAATAAGTTCATTCAACAG GGTCGCAAATATTGTTTCATTTCTAACATCGATAACTTGGGTGCCACTGTAGATCTCAATATTTTAAATCTGCTGCTTAATTCCAAAGATGTAATTTCACCAGAATTCGTGATGGAGGTCACCAATAAAACTAGAGCTGACGTTAAG GGTGGTACCTTAATCCAATACGAGGACAAGCTACGACTGCTTGAAATAGCTCAAGTACCAAAAGAGCATGTTGATGATTTTAAATCTGTGAagactttcaaatttttcaataccaaCAACTTATGGGTCAGCCTCACTG CTATTGAGAGAGTCttagaagaaaaaacactCAACATggaaattattgtgaataacAAAAGCTTGAGTAATGGTTTGAACGTTATTCAACTAGAAACAGCTGTAGGTGCAGCTATGAAATCCTTTGATGGAGGTCTTG GCATCAACGTACCACGTAGCAGATTCTTACCTGTGAAAAAGACCTCTGATCTCATGTTGGTGATGAGTAACTTATACAGTTTACGCAAAGGAGCTCTCCTCATGAGTCCCCAGCGGATGTTTCCAACTACTCCACTCATCAAACTTGGCGATAATCACTTTTCAAAG gtaAAAGAGTATCTACGTAGGTTTGCCTCAATCCCAGATCTCTTAGAACTGGATCATCTAACTGTATCCGGCGATGTTACATTTGGAAAAGGAGTTTCTCTCAAAGGCACAGTTATTATTATAGCAAATCATGGAGACCGTATCGACATACCTTCGGGAActattttagaaaataaaattgtatccGGAAATCTACGTATTTTGGATCATTAG
- the LOC107220490 gene encoding mitochondrial import inner membrane translocase subunit Tim10 B isoform X1 has product MCLTFAVEKSTELCLLSFSYLLKMLTQKIRTVSYFKDFLTLYNQISDTCFKRCTNTYNSRDMDVDEEACVNNCAQKHVKANTKMMKVYMEVLPVLMNKRTEEMNAAQAAAMAQQQQLQQDTQDTETSQNLRQSQPLV; this is encoded by the exons ATGTGTCTCACGTTTGCCGTCGAAAAGAGTACGGAGTTATGTCTCCTTTCCTTTTCCTACTTGTTGAAAATGCTCACGCAGAAAATCAGGACAGTGAGTTAT tTCAAGGATTTCCTTACGCTCTACAATCAAATATCTGACACATGCTTCAAACGATGTACAAATACATACAATTCCAGAGACATGGATGTGGATGAG GAAGCTTGTGTAAATAACTGTGCCCAGAAGCATGTAAAAGCGAATACCAAAATGATGAAAGTCTATATGGAGGTACTACCTGTTTTAATGAATAAAAGGACAGAAGAAATGAATGCTGCTCAAGCTGCAGCTATGGCACAGCAGCAACAACTGCAGCAAGACACCCAAGACACAGAAACTAGTCAAAATTTACGACAAAGTCAGCCACTGGTCTGA